In the genome of Dermacentor variabilis isolate Ectoservices chromosome 5, ASM5094787v1, whole genome shotgun sequence, one region contains:
- the LOC142581837 gene encoding uncharacterized protein LOC142581837 produces the protein MSNPDLLIVEQTRVTTSTPPPVTHSVETVVRPARSCSQTLVTSSAPVDVTITTVPVPVPVLVEEPPPPLVLVETVVPVVPVVPVVPVVPVVPVVATPVVSEVSSVTTVTESVSVPTLLMF, from the coding sequence ATGTCGAACCCGGACCTTCTCATAGTGGAGCAGACGCGTGTGACAACTAGCACCCCTCCGCCCGTCACCCACAGCGTCGAGACAGTGGTGAGGCCTGCACGCTCGTGCTCGCAAACCTTGGTGACCAGCAGTGCTCCGGTGGACGTCACGATCACCACGGTACCCGTACCCGTACCGGTCCTCGTGGAGGAGCCTCCTCCACCGCTGGTCCTCGTGGAGACCGTGGTTCCCGTCGTGCCGGTGGTTCCTGTAGTGCCTGTGGTACCGGTGGTCCCCGTCGTGGCCACGCCAGTCGTGAGCGAGGTCTCGTCCGTGACGACCGTCACCGAGAGCGTTTCGGTGCCCACGCTGCTCATGTTCTGA